One bacterium genomic region harbors:
- a CDS encoding DUF2298 domain-containing protein, with product MNLFQGIDPLTIPGYKSDVLKLNYLLGAVLFLSIVFISGIHGFLLQSLASLLLLTVLLVTGWGMSCYLFRDRHITLLFAFPVGYIVHSLLLALIARFYGFNRFVLIIYLILAITFLFLRRAELKKSVGSWKNSDFCLLMIWLLAAVAVTAWPLLHVGTRITEGYAFRAYFNADYFKHLGITGTLSQSGIPPLNPYLSGSTLHYYWFFYVLPAYWNKLFTTYPAEFMMIQFTFAGSLMFVASLFAVLRQLIRSQRVLGIMLTVFLFAGSYEGLYAIYHLRSKSLPIGHFSDLNIDAITRWFWRTPQIDTMFRALLYAPQHLLVLTVMLMALLHKKEETTLGSRLFLMGLIFSTLGFAAIIGAVFIAGSLLFLLLAFLKEPRAKAKELLLTGLVGALFLFVYFPFLHMFKLGAGEWSFGLVATVWQTLPQYLLLNWGALLFLGVSGILFSVRDFPVRFCVFYLLLSVLCMQFVQNRMGGSEVTLKLGYVCNVCLLLLTAGFLARYEKRFGIILAIVLPLILPASITLFMDVYNSQDVHNQRFTTVIPQEDAEVYGWMRENLQPQSVVQYYSISRETELVSPIPSFAHRMVYVGDKFHAKAFQVDEQEVARRENVVWALFHRNGTRAHSLARKEGIQYLFVSAAESSVSESRYQLVPPFFSTLFQNGKALLVKVNEIQSEVSMEDSEVMIRNERDEPVLKVTFIEHFYDSEPVRYEVGRWMSNEGLILVESTEEMSGEFQMNLKSLRRSRSTQIFWNDELAATVEVPVNAVAVSVPVKIAKGENKLLFRCPDGAEPVSESRKDLFSVQISSLRFVRK from the coding sequence ATGAACTTGTTTCAAGGAATTGATCCACTGACCATACCGGGGTATAAAAGTGACGTGCTGAAATTGAACTATTTGCTAGGCGCCGTCCTGTTTTTGTCCATCGTATTCATTTCGGGCATACACGGCTTCCTGCTTCAATCGCTGGCTTCGTTACTTCTTCTAACCGTGCTTCTTGTGACAGGTTGGGGGATGAGCTGCTATCTCTTTCGAGATAGACACATTACTCTGTTGTTCGCATTTCCAGTTGGATACATTGTTCATTCGTTGCTGCTTGCCTTGATCGCACGTTTTTACGGTTTCAACCGGTTTGTGCTGATCATTTATTTGATCCTGGCAATTACCTTTTTGTTCTTAAGGCGCGCGGAGCTGAAAAAATCAGTGGGAAGCTGGAAGAATTCCGATTTTTGCCTGTTGATGATTTGGCTTCTGGCGGCCGTCGCTGTCACAGCCTGGCCGCTGCTACATGTGGGAACAAGGATCACGGAAGGTTATGCATTCCGCGCATATTTTAACGCCGATTATTTTAAGCATCTGGGCATAACGGGCACATTATCGCAATCCGGGATTCCGCCGCTGAATCCCTATTTAAGCGGATCCACCCTTCATTACTACTGGTTTTTTTATGTCTTGCCTGCTTATTGGAACAAGCTATTTACGACCTACCCCGCTGAATTCATGATGATTCAATTTACTTTTGCCGGGTCACTGATGTTTGTTGCCTCCTTGTTCGCTGTACTTCGGCAATTGATTCGTTCACAAAGGGTGCTGGGGATCATGCTGACGGTGTTTTTATTTGCAGGCAGTTACGAAGGACTCTATGCAATTTATCATCTGCGCAGTAAAAGCCTGCCGATCGGACATTTCAGCGATCTAAATATTGATGCGATCACGAGATGGTTTTGGAGGACGCCACAAATTGACACGATGTTTCGGGCGCTTCTTTATGCGCCTCAGCATCTACTTGTTCTTACAGTGATGTTGATGGCTCTACTGCACAAGAAAGAGGAAACGACTTTGGGATCCAGGCTTTTTTTGATGGGGCTAATTTTTTCAACGCTTGGATTTGCGGCGATCATAGGTGCTGTATTCATCGCTGGCAGTCTTCTTTTTCTTCTTCTGGCATTTCTGAAGGAACCGCGTGCGAAAGCGAAGGAGTTACTTTTAACCGGTTTGGTTGGGGCACTGTTTTTGTTCGTGTATTTTCCTTTTCTTCATATGTTCAAACTGGGAGCAGGCGAATGGTCTTTTGGTTTGGTTGCAACTGTCTGGCAAACTTTGCCTCAATATTTACTTCTAAATTGGGGAGCGCTTTTGTTTTTAGGAGTTTCAGGAATTCTTTTTTCCGTGCGTGATTTTCCAGTTCGCTTTTGCGTCTTTTATTTGCTGTTATCCGTCCTCTGTATGCAGTTTGTGCAGAACCGGATGGGCGGCTCAGAAGTAACACTGAAACTGGGCTATGTCTGCAATGTCTGCTTGCTTTTATTGACTGCCGGGTTTCTTGCGCGCTATGAAAAACGGTTTGGAATCATTTTAGCCATTGTATTACCCCTGATTCTCCCGGCGAGTATCACCTTATTTATGGACGTTTACAATTCGCAAGATGTTCACAATCAAAGATTCACGACGGTCATTCCTCAAGAGGATGCAGAGGTTTACGGCTGGATGCGCGAAAATCTGCAACCCCAATCGGTCGTGCAGTATTACAGCATCAGCCGGGAGACCGAACTGGTAAGTCCGATTCCATCGTTTGCTCACCGCATGGTTTACGTAGGGGACAAATTTCACGCAAAAGCATTTCAGGTGGATGAACAGGAAGTGGCGCGCCGCGAAAACGTAGTTTGGGCTCTTTTTCACCGGAACGGTACCCGTGCTCATTCTTTGGCCCGGAAGGAAGGGATTCAGTACCTGTTCGTTAGCGCCGCCGAAAGCTCGGTTTCAGAATCGCGGTATCAACTTGTGCCTCCGTTTTTCAGCACCCTGTTTCAGAATGGTAAGGCGTTGCTGGTAAAAGTGAATGAGATTCAGTCAGAGGTTTCAATGGAAGATTCCGAAGTCATGATTCGGAACGAACGTGACGAGCCGGTTTTGAAAGTTACTTTCATTGAACATTTCTATGATTCCGAACCTGTACGATACGAAGTTGGCCGGTGGATGTCCAATGAGGGTTTGATTCTTGTCGAGTCAACTGAAGAGATGTCCGGTGAATTTCAAATGAATTTGAAATCGCTGAGACGTTCTCGCAGCACTCAAATCTTCTGGAACGATGAGCTTGCCGCGACCGTAGAAGTTCCGGTAAACGCCGTAGCCGTTTCGGTCCCGGTAAAAATTGCAAAGGGAGAGAACAAGTTGTTGTTTCGCTGTCCTGATGGGGCCGAACCGGTATCAGAAAGTCGAAAGGATTTGTTCAGTGTTCAGATTTCCAGCCTTCGTTTCGTCCGCAAGTAA
- a CDS encoding SGNH/GDSL hydrolase family protein translates to MNFPLRLRNVAIRMGLVVFGISGSLILAEVVVRFWSNYSGQVGDERRLVTREEERAAQAVRHKPNAEFTWFGHAGLIKEFAVPCRWNSYGFNDREYIFENPLDHFRIVLLGDSFVEALEVPLEKSFHKMLEKKLNARGFRRKYEVIALGRSGNGPRRNYLWLQKLGMKYRPDLVIMEFLPTNDIVDDFNPLRLRRDRQIEKFREFSPLIDQPPIYVPDSQILKHSKLFPAIVQSFLNLKFRFFRSSLPDKEQIPLQYFVYAANYEPIWKQAWKMTLNHIKNTRDLSVSGQSDFLLVFFDERFKLSREGTQLLLKTYPAMAKFKWDFDHPSKVLTHFSQRNGIRFLSLEPLLQEEYQTNKIPLHYEYDGHWNEAGHKVAAGKIYDYLIRNELVSRN, encoded by the coding sequence ATGAATTTTCCATTACGATTGCGCAATGTTGCAATCCGCATGGGATTGGTCGTGTTTGGTATTTCGGGATCATTGATTTTAGCCGAAGTGGTTGTTCGCTTCTGGTCGAACTATTCCGGGCAAGTTGGAGATGAGCGCAGGCTGGTGACCCGCGAAGAAGAGCGGGCTGCACAAGCGGTACGCCACAAGCCGAACGCTGAATTCACATGGTTTGGACATGCTGGATTGATTAAGGAATTCGCTGTTCCTTGCCGTTGGAATTCTTATGGATTCAACGATCGGGAATATATTTTTGAGAATCCCTTGGACCATTTTCGAATTGTTTTACTTGGTGATTCTTTTGTGGAAGCGCTGGAAGTACCTCTTGAGAAAAGCTTTCACAAGATGTTGGAAAAGAAACTCAATGCTAGAGGGTTTCGTAGAAAATATGAAGTGATTGCGCTCGGAAGATCCGGAAACGGCCCACGGCGAAATTATCTATGGCTCCAAAAGTTGGGAATGAAATATCGTCCTGATCTTGTCATCATGGAATTCCTGCCAACCAACGACATTGTTGACGATTTCAACCCGCTCCGACTGCGCCGGGACCGTCAAATTGAAAAGTTTCGTGAGTTCTCGCCGCTAATCGACCAGCCCCCGATTTATGTGCCTGATAGCCAAATTCTGAAACATTCAAAACTATTTCCGGCAATTGTCCAAAGCTTTTTGAATCTAAAATTCAGATTCTTCAGATCTTCTTTGCCGGATAAAGAGCAGATCCCATTGCAGTATTTTGTTTACGCCGCAAACTATGAGCCGATCTGGAAACAAGCATGGAAGATGACACTGAACCATATCAAAAACACGAGGGATCTTTCCGTTTCGGGCCAAAGCGATTTCCTGCTGGTCTTCTTTGATGAAAGGTTCAAACTGAGCCGGGAAGGTACGCAGCTCCTGTTGAAGACTTACCCGGCCATGGCGAAATTCAAATGGGATTTCGATCATCCTTCAAAAGTCTTAACCCATTTTTCTCAACGGAACGGTATTCGTTTTTTAAGTCTTGAACCGCTGTTACAAGAGGAATATCAAACAAACAAAATCCCATTGCATTATGAATATGATGGGCATTGGAATGAAGCCGGCCACAAAGTTGCCGCGGGAAAAATCTACGACTACTTGATCCGGAATGAACTTGTTTCAAGGAATTGA